A genomic window from Triticum urartu cultivar G1812 chromosome 7, Tu2.1, whole genome shotgun sequence includes:
- the LOC125518203 gene encoding probable calcium-binding protein CML28, producing the protein MQIERPRAKIMSSRVDESELRKVFQMFDKNGDGQITKKELGELLKNLGIYIADDEMDATMAKIDTNGDGCIDVEEFGLLYRSILDEGDGPNGGNMGDEEEEMREAFSVFDQNGDGYITIEELRSVLASLGLKQGRTVEECRQMINKVDANGDGRVDFKEFSQMMRGGAANRED; encoded by the coding sequence ATGCAAATAGAACGGCCAAGAGCTAAAATCATGAGCAGCAGGGTGGATGAGTCGGAGCTAAGGAAGGTCTTCCAGATGTTCGACAAGAACGGTGACGGCCAGATCACCAAGAAGGAGCTAGGTGAGTTGCTCAAGAACCTAGGGATCTACATCGCGGACGACGAGATGGACGCAACCATGGCCAAGATTGATACCAACGGTGATGGCTGCATCGACGTCGAGGAGTTCGGCCTACTATATCGCTCCATCCTCGATGAAGGCGATGGGCCTAACGGTGGCAACATGggcgatgaggaggaggagatgaggGAGGCGTTCAGTGTCTTCGACCAGAACGGTGACGGCTACATCACCATTGAAGAGCTGCGGTCCGTGCTGGCAAGCCTCGGCCTCAAGCAGGGTCGCACCGTTGAGGAATGCCGCCAAATGATCAACAAGGTCGACGCCAATGGCGACGGCCGCGTCGACTTCAAGGAGTTCAGCCAGATGATGCGCGGTGGCGCGGCCAATCGTGAGGATTGA